A genomic stretch from Camarhynchus parvulus chromosome 11, STF_HiC, whole genome shotgun sequence includes:
- the C11H19orf12 gene encoding protein C19orf12 homolog codes for MIRTGTGFGDAGVPLRVDDVMALLSHVATVKGMKAAVANSGRGAMLTGASAFVGGMLGGPPGIAVGGALGGLLGWMTSGQFKSVPQILMELPAAEKQKLCAEAMAVVKNLDWTDAAQLIALVMSNSALTEKVLGVLTTYLTHELKAQLTYGE; via the exons ATGATACGGACAGGCACAG gatttggggacgCCGGGGTGCCGCTGCGTGTTGATGATGTGATGGCGCTGCTCAGCCACGTTGCCACGGTGAAGGGCATGAAAGCTGCTGTTGCCAACTCTGGCCGGGGAGCCATGCTCACAGGGGCATCTGCCTTTGTGGGGGGCATGCTGGGAGGCCCTCCTGGAATTGCTGTAG GAGGAGCACTGGGTGGATTGCTTGGATGGATGACTTCTGGACAGTTCAAGTCAGTCCCTCAGATTTTAATGGAATTGCCTGCTGCTGAGAAGCAGAAGCTCTGTGCTGAAGCCATGGCTGTTGTCAAGAACTTAGACTGGACTGATGCTGCTCAGCTGATTGCTCTTGTAATGTCAAATTCTGCTCTCACGGAAAAAGTATTAGGAGTGCTGACCACTTACCTTACCCATGAGTTAAAAGCACAACTAACATATGGAGAATaa